A portion of the Fulvia fulva chromosome 1, complete sequence genome contains these proteins:
- a CDS encoding Galactitol 2-dehydrogenase has translation MFARSALRLSQRAARPASFAPLAARATFTSSARTYDPEVPVVSYRSGERSEEQLRFEAAKKAGPVSPPGADVEKHAIPLKPEIHSKLTPTLQNFTLPGKVAVVTGGGRGLGFNMAQALAEVGVRGIAIMDVQQELGDKAARELGEQTGIDVRFYRIDVRDGQAMGQVIQDVVDHFGRLDVLINAAGIADSNIKAETYDHDKFRRLLDINITGTFIVAQAVAQQMMALGNGGSIINIASMSGTVVNYPQEQSCYNASKAAVVQLTKSLATEWARYGIRVNSISPGYMDTALNRVPALEAQKKIWVDHTPQKRLGAVDDLNNLAVYLASDGSAFMTGNDCLIDGGYTLW, from the exons ATGTTCGCCCGCAGTGCTCTGAGGCTCAGCCAGCGCGCTGCTCGACCAGCATCCTTCGCACCGCTCGCCGCCCGTGCCACCTTCACATCATCCGCAAGGACATACGACCCAGAAGTGCCTGTCGTCAGCTACCGAAGTGGCGAGCGAAGTGAGGAGCAACTTCGTTTCGAGGCTGCTAAGAAAGCCGGCCCTGTTTCTCCTCCTGGCGCCGACGTCGAGAAGCATGCTATCCCACTCAAGCCTGAGATCCACTCGAAGCTCACACCGACACTGCAAAACTTTACCCTCCCAGGAAAGGTAGCTGTGGTCACAGG CGGAGGCCGTGGTCTTGGTTTCAACATGGCACAGGCGCTTGCAGAAGTGGGCGTTCGTGGCATTGCAATCATGGATGTGCAGCAAGAGCTAGGAGATAAAGCAGCTCGCGAGCTTGGTGAGCAGACCGGCATCGACGTGCGCTTCTACCGGATCGATGTGCGAGACGGTCAGGCTATGGGCCAAGTGATtcaggatgtcgtcgatcaCTTTGGCCGCCTAGACGTCCTCATCAACGCGGCCGGCATTGCCGA CTCAAACATCAAAGCCGAGACATACGACCATGACAAGTTCCGCCGACTATTGGACATCAACATCACCGGCACATTCATCGTAGCACAAGCAGTGGCACAGCAAATGATGGCTCTCGGCAACGGCGGCAGCATCATCAACATCGCCTCCATGTCCGGCACCGTGGTAAACTATCCACAGGAGCAATCGTGCTACAACGCCAGCAAGGCCGCTGTGGTCCAGCTCACCAAGTCCCTCGCCACCGAATGGGCACGATACGGCATCAGAGTCAACTCCATCAGCCCAGGTTACATGGACACAGCTCTCAACCGCGTTCCAGCGCTCGAAGCACAGAAGAAGATCTGGGTCGACCACACACCACAGAAGCGTCTGGGTGCCGTTGACGACCTCAACAACTTGGCAGTCTACTTGGCAAGCGACGGCTCGGCTTTCATGACTGGCAACGACTGCCTTATCGACGGCGGCTACACTCTGTGGTAG
- a CDS encoding UPF0507 protein, which produces MQPLNPYLRAFFRSALPAQCQPISHHVLLVPTTDILLNSKDRESNTSYADLAGTEDFLASHVLRVPGGGQPSSGSGKDGSNARENKSKAKQFSTINGRTVVVKDSFVYSNKGFKTLNQAQLLSDTIYYPDVADGQQWLVYYISRPLIGIYQPTPITPAVITDEPSRERKRVLAEASTDTATGSTLGPPVPKKKDIKTFGDLMVQFPMISRQMQSGLEKIIREFIAVNDKPLPKPKSRRSSVSSQLSGPSISDSVSTIKSSLSGISTIHPTSLELEPGEETMRTSLETAVVSAIDLFQGVDKQQLSLLGANTELTGPVVERMIERYITEQVHDQNLFPRVCAIRRPDDSDLEHKIRKMADVDIAQVGIPVEDGMKGKRMLATRLNKGIEAFRRMGVASSPQEMLGILLATQKAITATDRAQTSDGEGEQEASPLTINADVLVSMLLVVVIRSGVRHLHARLLYMRYFIFIDEVESGEQGYALATMEAVLVHLSSGSSVLRKASKRNRLLWQAVKTGDTHALEAILQPEWHSERGSFTSSPRALEAQSSDDEDISDLSSHDNTMLEQSVASSTQDFAALNGSLGHVFPFQRPPTPPPEQANIKVKKRVSMASLPRSQSASSGYSSRSHSRQKSIDSDMGTTIGSDLSTEKLAQTQDADGNSVLMMAIDAGKHEALRFLLSLPAHFRVDFIIEDVNNDGATLLTSAVQSGNHVVTEEIITYLEKHASEEQLSQYLRTQDGNGRCFAHYLFHQPHLIRRFGKKLPWRLKDKNGQTPLLALCRSYDHEQYHVMVEEALAFCTDTQGDHEPLHLDDHVDAKGNTLLHVVNDMQLTLRMLRHCDSDVNAANDKRFTPLMTGSKYGRIDLVRALFGDPRVDMTLKCLRGLTAVELAKDDEMRNRIDDLVLLSTPANSDGRTTTIVRSFFVEDCTIRLVLKSGAPNANGSVTVTTCRRSVTDFEKLTRWLAIECPASWLPAHLNLPSPFLIPSKPSRVVLRDIQIRLDQLFHSLLTHGTFSTHELVWEFFLVPELDTDMLNERSKRKAETRVENVKDDFEPVKDTQEVENFAVFSREQVRGVTQAVRKVIRVTNRQRMMHNECFEASILASSAVSTLQFLPQQYLMAFERFTKSLVQSEASPLAGLYYALHSIQSTSTAMQVATERPAYLIGSMAQAQRAIDKSKNSISRSNRWTPNIGFFEDAKKAVALEAWDKAAKARGELETLGRELRYTQQTIAGDLAAWQEQHVKDGRAMLRKLAKESIVKERAKLESMKRSLREITKMRPSLADVDNTV; this is translated from the coding sequence ATGCAACCACTCAACCCATACTTGCGCGCCTTCTTCCGGAGCGCACTGCCGGCGCAATGTCAGCCGATAAGCCACCACGTTCTGCTGGTGCCCACCACCGATATCTTGCTCAACTCCAAGGATCGCGAGTCGAACACCTCCTATGCTGATCTTGCGGGCACCGAAGACTTCTTGGCCAGCCATGTCTTGCGCGTGCCAGGAGGTGGACAGCCATCGTCAGGCAGCGGCAAGGACGGCAGCAATGCGCGGGAGAACAAGAGCAAGGCGAAACAGTTTTCCACCATTAATGGCAGGACCGTCGTGGTGAAGGACTCTTTCGTCTACAGCAACAAGGGCTTCAAGACGCTCAACCAAGCACAGCTGCTCAGCGACACAATCTACTATCCGGATGTGGCTGATGGGCAGCAATGGCTGGTTTACTACATCTCGCGGCCTCTGATAGGCATATACCAACCGACGCCAATCACCCCTGCTGTCATTACAGATGAGCCAAGTAGGGAGCGAAAGAGGGTGCTTGCAGAGGCCTCCACAGACACAGCAACAGGCTCGACTTTGGGCCCACCTGTACCGAAGAAGAAGGACATAAAAACGTTTGGAGATCTCATGGTACAGTTCCCGATGATCTCCAGGCAAATGCAGAGCGGTCTGGAGAAGATCATTCGTGAGTTCATCGCAGTCAACGACAAGCCGCTTCCGAAACCGAAATCAAGAAGGTCCTCCGTGAGCTCACAGCTTTCTGGGCCATCAATCAGTGACTCGGTCTCAACGATCAAATCATCGCTGTCTGGGATTAGTACCATCCATCCAACATCCCTGGAGCTAGAGCCGGGAGAGGAAACCATGCGAACCTCTCTGGAGACGGCTGTCGTCTCTGCAATTGACCTCTTCCAAGGTGTAGACAAGCAGCAATTGTCCCTGTTGGGTGCCAACACTGAGCTTACTGGACCGGTCGTTGAGCGCATGATAGAGCGGTACATCACCGAACAGGTACATGACCAGAATCTGTTCCCCAGAGTCTGCGCGATACGTCGACCAGATGACAGCGATCTGGAGCACAAGATCCGCAAAATGGCCGATGTTGATATCGCGCAGGTTGGCATCCCTGTGGAAGATGGTATGAAGGGCAAGCGCATGCTGGCAACTCGCCTTAACAAAGGTATCGAGGCATTCAGGCGGATGGGCGTTGCAAGTAGTCCACAAGAAATGCTGGGCATCTTGCTAGCCACGCAGAAGGCCATAACTGCAACCGACCGTGCACAAACTTCGGATGGAGAAGGCGAACAAGAAGCGTCACCTCTCACCATCAACGCTGATGTCCTGGTCTCAATGCTATTGGTTGTTGTGATACGCAGCGGAGTTCGACATCTTCATGCGCGACTACTGTACATGCGTTACTTCATCTTCATCGACGAAGTGGAGAGTGGTGAGCAAGGTTATGCTCTTGCAACAATGGAAGCTGTATTGGTACATCTCTCAAGTGGATCATCTGTGCTGCGAAAGGCCAGCAAACGCAACAGGCTGCTTTGGCAGGCTGTGAAGACTGGCGATACTCATGCATTAGAAGCCATTCTTCAGCCAGAGTGGCATTCTGAGCGTGGATCTTTCACCTCCTCGCCACGTGCACTGGAAGCGCAGTCTTCCGACGATGAAGATATCTCCGACTTATCGTCACACGACAACACAATGCTTGAGCAGTCAGTCGCTAGCTCGACACAAGACTTTGCAGCTCTGAACGGCTCCCTCGGACACGTATTTCCTTTCCAGCGACCTCCGACACCGCCTCCCGAGCAAGCGAACATCAAAGTGAAGAAGCGTGTCTCGATGGCTTCGCTACCTAGAAGTCAGTCTGCATCGTCTGGATACTCATCGAGGTCACACTCACGCCAGAAAAGTATTGACTCTGACATGGGCACGACCATTGGCAGCGATCTATCCACAGAGAAACTCGCACAGACACAAGATGCGGATGGCAATTCAGTACTGATGATGGCTATAGACGCTGGCAAGCATGAAGCTCTGCGGTTCTTGCTCAGTCTACCAGCTCACTTCCGCGTAGACTTTATCATCGAAGACGTCAACAACGATGGAGCCACCTTATTGACTTCTGCTGTTCAGTCTGGGAATCACGTCGTCACTGAAGAGATCATCACCTACCTGGAGAAGCATGCATCTGAGGAGCAGCTGAGCCAGTACCTTCGGACACAAGACGGCAACGGCCGTTGCTTCGCGCATTATCTGTTCCACCAACCTCATCTGATACGACGATTTGGCAAGAAGCTACCGTGGAGGCTAAAAGACAAGAACGGTCAGACTCCGCTGCTCGCACTTTGCAGATCCTACGATCACGAGCAATATCATGTCATGGTCGAAGAAGCTCTGGCATTCTGCACTGATACACAAGGCGATCATGAGCCGCTACATCTTGATGATCATGTCGATGCGAAAGGCAATACACTGCTCCACGTCGTCAATGACATGCAGCTTACTCTCAGGATGCTGAGACACTGCGATTCGGATGTAAATGCTGCAAACGACAAGCGATTCACTCCCCTCATGACGGGCAGCAAGTACGGCCGCATCGATCTGGTGAGAGCACTCTTCGGCGATCCTCGGGTGGACATGACTCTGAAATGTCTTCGTGGACTGACTGCTGTCGAGCTGGCGAAAGATGATGAAATGAGGAACCGTATAGACGACCTGGTACTGCTGTCCACGCCAGCCAATAGTGACGGACGTACCACAACCATTGTACGCTCCTTTTTCGTGGAAGACTGTACGATCCGGCTTGTCCTCAAGTCCGGCGCGCCGAATGCGAATGGAAGTGTCACCGTGACTACTTGCAGGAGGTCAGTGACTGACTTTGAGAAGTTGACAAGATGGCTGGCTATCGAATGCCCTGCAAGCTGGCTCCCTGCGCATCTCAACCTACCATCGCCTTTTCTGATACCGTCGAAGCCTTCGCGAGTAGTCTTGCGTGACATCCAGATCAGGCTCGACCAATTGTTCCATAGTCTACTCACGCATGGCACGTTCTCTACACACGAGCTGGTTTGGGAGTTCTTCCTTGTACCAGAACTGGACACTGACATGCTCAACGAGCGGAGCAAGCGCAAAGCTGAGACTCGTGTAGAGAATGTCAAAGACGACTTCGAGCCAGTCAAAGACACACAAGAGGTCGAGAACTTTGCAGTGTTCTCCAGAGAGCAGGTACGAGGCGTTACCCAAGCAGTCAGAAAGGTCATTCGCGTCACGAACCGGCAGAGGATGATGCACAATGAATGCTTTGAAGCATCGATATTGGCATCGAGTGCTGTATCGACGTTACAGTTCCTGCCTCAGCAATACCTAATGGCTTTCGAACGTTTCACCAAATCGCTGGTGCAAAGCGAGGCATCGCCTTTAGCAGGCCTATACTATGCTCTCCACTCCATCCAGTCTACCAGTACTGCAATGCAGGTCGCCACAGAGCGCCCGGCATACCTCATCGGCAGCATGGCACAAGCACAACGTGCGATCGACAAGAGCAAGAACTCAATCTCCCGCTCCAATCGTTGGACTCCCAACATTGGCTTCTTTGAAGATGCCAAAAAGGCTGTAGCGCTCGAAGCATGGGACAAAGCAGCGAAGGCCCGGGGAGAGCTTGAGACACTGGGACGTGAGCTGAGGTACACGCAGCAGACCATCGCAGGTGATCTGGCCGCCTGGCAGGAGCAGCATGTTAAAGATGGTCGTGCTATGCTAAGAAAGTTGGCAAAGGAGAGCATAGTGAAGGAGCGGGCCAAATTGGAGTCGATGAAGCGAAGCCTGCGCGAGATCACAAAGATGCGGCCGAGCTTAGCGGACGTTGACAATACTGTGTAA
- a CDS encoding INO80 complex subunit 1 yields MADSPPSSDLSDPPSAESDNEDQLSTAGPSSRPSVDISHLDIEHLAPPAKRRKTGPSSLGLDRAPSSQPEQDDDNESISSDSWSSAPGSPNDDEYNLRDQAQTQCLWRDCEFGLANNNDDLVRHVQGTHCATGGPKKTKYVCEWGECQRKTSNHPSGYALKAHMRSHTKEKPYYCALPECDKAFTRSDALAKHMRTVHEPEAAKGGPGHAHEPTPPGKKSLKLKLNGSTTSKAPADMGPTHDEDGNEVDPSPPNDNITYMPAHHPITGQPGFMIHYPPDIHFTAWESSIAADQLMRLLRRQLHWAQKEADDLKKQVDDLEAQKREEWTLKEILLDGFLEQELAQAERADILQNVDQRVRDAMERDIEPAKQLAWTGGEPHWRRPNSLPLQRDVGINLSTPDRAGLQHSTSPPPTGMSGGFDGEADPYDNYIAGRIAEFEAREKMRSMQNTPAEVTQEQQQAAEADAVGALMGMSNGQQS; encoded by the exons ATGGCCGATTCGCCGCCGTCGTCGGACCTTAGTGACCCACCGTCAGCCGAATCGGACAATGAGGACCAACTCAGCACCGCAGGCCCATCGTCGCGACCAAGCGTCGACATTTCCCACCTCGACATAGAGCACCTCGCACCACCTGCGAAACGGCGGAAGACGGGACCATCGTCGCTAGGCCTCGATCGGGCGCCCTCTTCGCAGCCGGAGCAGGACGACGACAACGAGAGCATCTCCTCTGATAGCTGGAGCAGTGCGCCGGGTTCGCCCAACGACGACGAGTACAACCTGCGTGACCAGGCGCAGACACAGTGTCTGTGGCGCGACTGCGAGTTCGGGCTGGCCAACAACAACGATGACCTGGTACGACACGTGCAGGGCACGCATTGCGCCACGGGAGGGCCTAAGAAGACCAAATACGTCTGCGAATGGGGCGAGTGTCAGCGCAAGACAAGCAATCACCCCAGTGGCTACGCTCTGAAGGCACACATGAGGAGCCACACCAAGGAGAAGCCATACTATTGTGCGCTGCCAG AATGTGACAAGGCATTTACTAGATCAGACGCATTAGCGAAGCACATGCGTACTGTGCACGAGCCCGAAGCAGCTAAGGGAGGGCCAGGACACGCCCACGAGCCGACACCGCCTGGAAAGAAGAGCCTCAAGCTGAAACTGAACGGCAGCACGACAAGCAAAGCGCCTGCTGATATGGGCCCAACACACGACGAAGACGGCAACGAGGTCGATCCCTCTCCTCCAAACGACAACATCACATATATGCCCGCTCACCATCCCATCACTGGTCAGCCAGGCTTCATGATACACTATCCGCCGGATATACACTTCACGGCCTGGGAAAGTAGTATAGCCGCTGATCAGCTCATGAGACTGCTCAGGCGACAATTACATTGGGCACAGAAAGAAGCCGACGACTTGAAGAAACAGGTCGATGACCTGGAGGCACAGAAGCGGGAGGAGTGGACTTTGAAAGAGATACTACTCGATGGCTTCCTGGAACAGGAGCTGGCGCAGGCGGAGCGGGCCGATATACTGCAGAACGTCGATCAACGCGTGAGAGATGCGATGGAACGCGACATAGAGCCCGCAAAGCAATTAGCCTGGACGGGGGGCGAGCCACATTGGCGGCGGCCAAATTCTCTGCCGCTTCAGCGGGATGTTGGCATCAATCTGAGCACTCCCGATCGTGCTGGTCTGCAACATAGCACATCGCCTCCGCCAACAGGCATGTCTGGCGGCTTTGATGGCGAAGCTGATCCCTACGACAACTACATTGCAGGTAGAATTGCCGAGTTCGAGGCAAGGGAAAAGATGCGTAGCATGCAAAACACCCCAGCGGAAGTCACTCAGGAACAGCAGCAAGCCGCAGAGGCCGACGCGGTCGGTGCGTTGATGGGCATGAGTAACGGGCAGCAGTCGTGA
- a CDS encoding Surfeit locus protein 4, translating to MAQIRGTAGYHLGNQQNMSSFGGQTSSSATNDPSPLDQIRAQTSKIEDLLDTYSDPVKPYLPMIGRFLIVVTFLEDALRILTQWGDQLEYLYQYRHMPWGINHVFLLVNVVAMTASSILVIARKHSEYAVGGLIGVVITQALGYGLIFDLNFFLRNLSVMGGLVMVLSDSWVRKKFAPAGLPQLDEKDRKMYFQLAGRILLIFLFIGFVFAGEWSFGRVIVILIGAVACIMVAVGFKAKWSAIVLVMILSVFNILVNNFWTLHPHHPHKDFAKYDFFQILSIVGGLLLLVNMGPGQVSFDEKKKVY from the exons ATGGCGCAAATCAGAGGTACAGCGGGTTACCACCTCGGCAATCAGCAGAACATGTCGTCTTTTGGCGGACAGACGAGCTCATCTGCAACGAATGACCCTTCGCCACTCGACCAGATCCGAGCCCAGACGAGCAAGATTGAGGACCTCCTGGACACATACTCCGATCCGGTCAAGCCGTACCTTCCCATGATCGGCAGATTTCTGATTGTAGTCACCTTCTTGGAAGATGCTCTGAGGATCTTGACACAATGGGGAGATCAATTGGAGTATCTATACCAATACAGACACA TGCCATGGGGCATCAACCATGTCTTCTTGCTCGTCAATGTCGTCGCAATGACCGCCAGCAGTATACTTGTCATTGCTCGCAAACACAGTGAATATGCTGTGGGTGGCTTGATCGGTGTCGTGATCACCCAAGCGCTGGGCTACGGTCTGATCTTCGACCTCAACTTCTTCCTTCGCAACCTTTCCGTCATGGGTGGGCTGGTGATGGTCTTGTCCGACAGCTGGGTCCGCAAGAAGTTCGCACCGGCGGGCCTGCCACAACTCGACGAGAAGGATCGCAAGATGTACTTTCAGCTGGCAGGTCGCATCCTGCTCATATTCTTGTTCATTGGCTTTGTCTTCGCAGGCGAATGGAGCTTTGGACGTGTGATTGTGATTCTGATCGGCGCTGTGGCATGCATCATGGTTGCAGTGGGCTTCAAGGCGAAGTGGAGTGCCATCGTTCTGGTCATGATTTTGAGCGTCTTCAACATCTTGGTCAACAACTTCTGGACTCTTCACCCTCACCACCCACACAAGGACTTCGCAAAGTACGACTTCTTCCAGATTCTTTCAATCGTGGGTGGACTGTTGCTGCTGGTGAATATGGGACCAGGACAGGTTAGTTTCgacgagaagaagaaggtgtACTAG
- a CDS encoding NAD-dependent alcohol dehydrogenase: MEVGDPVILHPLATCGLCRACRFGDDVHCENSTFPGINVDGGYAEYMKTTARSIVKLDPKLKPADVVALADAGLTAHHVASKAAKFLRPGDNCLAKQIGADHTVQATDDGSFVKEVLELTNGQGAEAVIDFVAEGGSTSTGVKMLRRAGNHYVVGYGENINIPTIDIISAEINFIGNLVGSYNDLVELMTLAAQGKVKLHTTQYKLEDFQKAIDDLSSGKVRGRAILIP; this comes from the exons ATGGAGGTCGGTGATCCTGTAATCCTGCATCCTCTCGCAACCTGCGGCCTGTGCCGTGCTTGTCGCTTCGGTGACGATGTACACTGCGAGAACAGCACCTTTCCGGGTATCAATGTCGACGGTGGCTACGCAGAGTACATGAAGACCACAGCCAGATCGATCGTTAAGCTTGACCCAAAGCTCAAGCCAGCAGACGTTGTAGCCTTGGCAGATGCTGGACTGACAGCTCACCATGTGGCGAGCAAAGCTGCGAAGTTCCTTCGTCCAGGCGACAACTGC CTCGCAAAGCAGATTGGCGCGGATCACACCGTTCAAGCAACGGACGATGGCAGCTTTGTAAAGGAGGTCCTCGAATTGACCAATGGCCAAGGCGCGGAGGCCGTCATCGACTTCGTAGCAGAAGGCGGCTCAACATCCACCGGTGTCAAAATGCTGAGGAGGGCGGGAAATCACTACGTGGTCGGCTACGGAGAAAACATCA ATATCCCAACAATCGATATAATCTCCGCCGAGATCAATTTCATTGGCAATCTAGTCGGAAGTTACAACGACCTTGTAGAGCTGATGACTCTGGCAGCGCAGGGCAAAGTTAAGCTGCACACGACTCAGTATAAGCTCGAGGATTTTCAGAAAGCCATTGACGATTTGAGCTCCGGAAAGGTCAGGGGCCGTGCAATCCTCATTCCGTAG